The Streptomyces sp. NBC_01276 genome contains the following window.
GCGGTCACCTCCAGGGAGTCCTGCCGGTCGAGCGGGGGCAGGAGCCAGGGCAGCCGCTCGGCCAGCATCGTCTTGCCCGCGCCGGGCGGCCCGCTGAGGAAGAGGTGGTGGCCCCCGGAGGCGGCCACCTCCAGGGCCCGGCGGGCCGCGTACTGGCCGGCGACGTCGGCGAGGTCGGGCACCTCCGCGGCGTCACCCCCGCCCCGGGCCAGGCCCGTACCGAGTCCGGCGCCCGGCACCACCAGCCCCGCCAGTATCGGGTCGGGGCGTCCCGGCCGGTCCGGCGGCTCCTCGTCGGGCACCACCTCGTCGGTCAGGACGGCGATCAGCTGCCGCAGGCTGCGCACCCCGAGCACCGCGACGTCCGGGACCAGCCCGGCCTCACCGGCGCACTGTTCGGGCACCACCACCTGCCGGTACCCGGCCTCGGCGGCCGCGAGCACCGCGGGCAGGATCCCCCGCACCGGCCGGACCCGGCCGTCGAGGCCCAGCTCCCCGATGAGCACGAGGTCGGCGATCGCCCCGGGGTCGACCACCTCGGCGGCGCCCAGCACCGCGACCGCTACGGCGAGGTCGAAATGGGCGCCCGCCTTCGGGACGGACGCCGGGCTGAGCCCGACCGTGAGCTTCTTCTGCGGCCACTGGGCGCCGGAGTTCACCACGGCGGCCCGCACCCGGTCCCGGCTCTCGACCAGGGTCTTGTCGGGCAGCCCCACCAGGGTGAATGCGGCGACCCCCGGCTCCAGGTCGGCCTGGACCTCGACCAGTACGCCCTCGACGCCCACCAGGGCCACCGAGCAGGCCCGTGCGAAACCCATCAGGCCACCCCCCTGACGTGCTCCACCCGCGGCGCCCCACGGCGCGGCAGCAGCACTCCGACGAGGTCGATCCGCACCCCGCCCGGGGGCGGTCCGCCGTGATCGGCGAGCCAGCGCCCGGCGAGCCGTCGCAGCCGCTCGGCCTTGGCGGCCCGGACCGCGGCCATGGGGTGCTCGAAGACCCCCTGGCGGCGCGTCTTGACCTCGCACAGGACGAGGGCGTCCCCGTCCCGCGCGACGATGTCGACCTCCCCGCCCCGGCACCGCCAGTTCCGGGCGATCACCGTCATCCCCGACTCGGTCAGCCTCCGCACGGCGAGGTCCTCGCCGTACCGTCCCAGCGCCTGTCGTGCCACGCCCTTCGCGTTCATCCGGCACCACCTCCGGCACCGAGGTTCCCGTGTCCGGACGCACCGAGTGGATCTTGGTGGACAACCGGGGCGTTGTGGAAAACCCGCTCACCCCCAGGGGTGAGCGGGCGGGGCGGATCAGCCGCCCGGGAGTTCGAGGTCGCTCTTGTTGAGCTCCTCGATGTTCACGTCCTTGAAGGTCAGCACCCGTACCTGCTTGACGAAGCGCGCGGGCCGGTACATGTCCCAGACCCAGGCGTCCGCCATCGAGACCTCGAAGAAGACCTCCCCCTGGACCGAGTGCACCTGCATCTCGTAGTCGTTGGTGAGGTAGAAACGGCGTTCGGTCTCGATCACGTACTTGAACAGCCCGACGACGTCGCGGTACTCCCGATAGAGCTTCAGCTCCATCTCGGTCTCGTACTTTTCGAGGTCCTCGGCACTCATGGCATGTTCCCCTTCAGCCGTGCGTCCCCCTATTGTGCGCCAGCGCCACGGGCCCCTAAACGATTTCCGGGGCCAGGACCACCGGAGCACCCGGAGGACCGTCGTCGAGCAGCGTGCGCAGCAGCTCGGCGAGTCTGGTCGGGTACACCGTCTCATGGGCCGCCAGCAGTTCCTCGGAGGTCCACCACCTCGCTCCCGCGACGCTGCGCCGCTCCAGCTCGGTGAGGCCGCCCATCTCGATCGCGGTCCGGGCGGTACGGGCGAGGAAGTACCACTCGTCCTGTTCCCAGCGTCTCCCGTCGAAGGGGAAGGCGCAGTACCGGTGCCACAGCACCGGTCCCAGCTCGACCTCTGTGATCCCCGTCTCCTCGGCGAGTTCCCGCAGCGCCGCCTGCTCCCGGCTCTCGTCGCCCTCCAGCCCTCCGCCGGGCGTGAACCACCAGTCGGCGGCGGGATCGTCCGGTTCGAAGCCGTGCAGCAACAGGATCCGGTCCTCGGGGTCCAGCAGGATGACCCGGGAGACCTTCCGCGGCTCCGGGTCCGGATGCCCGTCGGCGCCCGGCTCAGCGGGCACCGGAGGTCTCCCGCCGCCCGCGCCCCAGGATCCGTACGAGGGGTCCGTAGGCGGCCCCCAGCACCACCAGGAGGGCTCCGGCCACCACCGCCGCCACCTGGAGCCGCAGGGGTCCCGGGGCGGAGATCCCACCGGGCAGCGAGGCGTACGCCCGCGGCCGCTCCACCATGGTCATCGACGGCCAGGCCAGCGCGTCGACCCGGGCCGACACGGCCGACCGGGGCACGGTGCCCTGGCCGGCCTCCTGGAGGTGCGCGCGGGAGTCGAGCGAGGCACCGCGATGGTCACCGAGCAGGAAGAGGTTGCCCTCGGGCACCTTCACCTCGTACGGGGCGCCGGCCGTCCCGAGCGCCGCCCCGGCGCTGCCCGCCCGGTCGAGGTAGGGCTCGTCGAGCTCCTTGCCGTTCACGGTCAGCCGGCCGCCCTGGTCGCAGCAGCGGACGGTGTCGCCGCCCACGGCCACGACCCGCTTGACCATCGGCGAGCCGCTCCACTCCGTGTCGGTGAAGACGACGATGTCGCCGCGGCGCACCTGATCGCCGTCGATCCGCTGTGCCAGCACCCGGTCGTTCGGCCGCACCGTCGGCACCATCGAGTCGGTCGGCACCGTGTACGGCTGGTACACCAGGGCCCCCCAGACGAAACCACCGAGGAAGAGCACGAAACCGATGGCCACGGCGAGCCCCGACAACACGTTGCCGAGGCCGCCGCGGCCACCGGTGGTCCCGCGTCCTGCCTGTGTTCCGCCCATTGCAGCGCCCCCGCCTCGGAGATCGTCGACCTGGGCGGCACCCTACCGGGCGGTACGCCCGGTAGTCAGCCTCCTCCTGCGCCACAGCACCACGGGCACCGCGCCCGTGAGGCCCAGCGCCGCCGGGCCGAGCCCGACCGGGGCGAGGCCGGAGGCCCCGAGGCCGAGGGCGGTCGCCGCCGCCTGGTGGTTGATGCCGGGCTGGTCGAAGGTGTCCGGAACCGGGAGGGTGGCCCAGCGGGTGAGCGGCCACGCGACCACCACGGCCCGCCCGACGACCTTGTCGACCGGCACGAAGCCCTGGGTGGAGTCCTGCATGTGGTAGCGGGAGTCCTGGGAGTTCTGGCGGTGGTCGCCCATCACCCAGATCTTGCCCTTGGGCACGGTGATCGGGCCGAAGGGGGCGTCGTCGCAGGCGGTGTTGCCGGGGTAGATGTACGGCTCGTCCAGCGCCTTGCCGTTGACGACGACCGGTCCCCCCTTCTTGCACTCCACGGTGTCCCCGCCGATGGCGATGGTCCGCTTGATCAGGTCCTTCTCCTCGGCGGACGGCATCAGGCCGATCCAGCTGAGGGCCTTCTGCACGATGTTCGGCTCAGGGGTGGGCTCCCCCGCCAGCCAGCTCGCCGGATCGTGGAAGACGACGACCTCGCCGCGCTCGGGCTCCGAACCGAACCACGGGGTCAGCTTGTCCACCAGCACCCGGTCGCCGCGCTGCAGGGTGTTCTGCATCGAATCGGACGGGATCGAGAACGCCTGTACCAGGAAGGTCTTGATCAGCAGGGCCAGCAGGAGGGCGATACCGATGAGGAGCGGGAGCTCCTTCCAGAAGGACCGCTGCGGCCGCGCGTCCGCGTCGCCCGTCTCGGCACCGGTCTCGCGCTCGACGGCATCGTCCGGCCGCTCCTCGCCCTCATCGCGTCCGGACCGCGCGCCTACCGCCACGTCCCCCACATCCACTCCTCGTTCGGAATTCGCGTCCCGCGCCGGATCGGTCGACGGGCCCTCCCCTCCCTTAACGAGCGGGAGTTCCCTAAGGCGCGGGAGACCGAGGACACACTATGCGAACGCCGTGCCCCGACGGCGCCCAAGGCGTCCGCGCCGCCGACCGGTTCGCGCCGGATCCGGCACCTGCAGGAAGGTCGCCGGCTGTTCCAGCCTGCGCCAGTGGTCGAAGGGCCAGGCGATCACCACCGCCTGCCCGACCACGCCGTTCTCGTCGATCGTGCCGTCGAAGGCCTCGTCGAGGTGGTAACGGGAGTCGGCCGAATTGGCGCGGTGGTCACCCATCACGAAGAGACGTCCCTTCGGCACGTGCACCTCGAAACGGATCTCGGACGGGGCGTTGCCCGGTGACACGTACGGCTCATCGAGCGGCGCGCCGTTGACGGTCACCCGGCCCCGCGCGTCGCAGCACTTCACGGTGTCCCCGCCGACGCCGACGACCCGCTTGATGAGGTCCTGCTCGTCGGCGGACGGCAGCAGGCCGATGAAGGTCAGGGCCTCCTTGATCTGCTTGATCCCGGCAGGGTCCTGGTCCGGCTGGGCGGCCTCGCCCTTGAGCCAGCCTCCCGGGTCCTTGAACACGACGACGTCGCCGCGTTCGACCTTGGAGCCGAACCACGGGGTGAGCTTGTCCACCAGCACCCGGTCGCCGATCCGGATCGTCTGCTCCATCGAGCCGGACGGGATGAAGAACGCCTGCACCAGGAAGGTCTTGAGCAGCAGCGCGATGCACAGGGCGACGACCACCAGCAGCGGGAGCTCGCCCGCCCGGCGGGTGCGCCGGCGCCGCCGGACCCGGCGCGCCAGCCGGCGCCGCTCGGCCCGGCCACCGGGCTCCGGCGCGGCGGGTTCCTCCCCGGAGCCCCCGGAGGAAGCGGACCCGGACCCGGACTCGGACGCGGACCCGGGGGAAGGAGCGGGCTCGGGAGCGGGCCGCGCGGCCGGATCCGGTTCCGGCTCGCGCCCCTTGTCCCGACCGCCCCTCGGGCGTCCCCGGCTACCCATGGGAGCCGCCGCCGACCCGGGACCACGCCCCCGCGCCGTCAGGCAGCGAGCCCCAGCGCGTCACCGGCCAGCCGAGCCAGTCGGCCCGTCCGATCACCTTCTCCACCGGCACCATCCCGCCGCCCGGCTCCCCCAGGTGGTCCCGGGAGTCACGGGACTGGGAGCGGTGGTCGCCCATGACCCACAGGGTCCCCAGCGGGACCACGATCCGGAAGGGCACCGCGGAGGGCGCGTCACCCGGGTGGAGGTAGGGCTCGTCGACCGCGACCCCGTTGACCTTGATCCGGCCGGCCACGTCGCAGCACACCACGTCGTCCCCGCCGACGCCCACGACCCGCTTCACGAAGTCCGTCTCCGCGGGCTCCGCGAGCCCGAGCGCCGAGAACGCGCCGTGGACGGCCTCGCCGACCGGGTTGCCCGCGGGACGTTCGCGCACGAAGGAGCCGGTCCCGTCGAAGACGACCACGTCCCCGCGCTTCGGCTCCTGGCCGAAACGGTACGCCAGCTTGTTGACCAGGACCCGGTCCCCGACCTTCAGGGTCGGCTCCATCGAGCGGCTGGGGATCAGGAACGGCTGGACCACGAAGTCGGCGAACAGCAGCAGGAAGACGGTGCAGGCCACACCGAGCAGCCCCGCCCGGCGCCAGGACGACGAGCGTCCGCCCCATCCGGAAAACCGTCCGGAAAACCGTCCGGAAAACGCAGAACGCGGCCCCTCCTCCCCCTGCTCGGGGGAGGAGTGGCCGCGCTGTGTGAGCTCTGCTTCGGTGTCCATCGGGGGCGAGCCTATCCGGCCTTCCCGTGGACCCGGAGAGGAGATCAGCGGTCGCGCTTCTCCTTGATCTTCGCGGCCTTGCCGCGGAGCTCACGGAGGAAGTACAGCTTGGCGCGACGCACGTCACCGCGGGTGACGAGCTCGATCTTCTCGAAGATCGGGGAGTGCACGGGGAAGGTGCGCTCGACGCCGACGCTGAAGGAGACCTTGCGAACGGTGAAGGTCTCGGAGACGCCAGAGCCCTGGCGACGGATGACAACGCCCTTGAACTGCTGGATACGGGAGCGGTTGCCCTCGATCACGCGGACGTGCACGTTGATCGTGTCACCCGGGCGGAAGGCCGGGACGTCCGTGCGCAGGGAGGCGGCGTTGACGCCATCGAGCAGGTGAGACATGTTCTTCGTCTGCTTTCTTCGCACGACGCCACAGGTCGCCGGTGCGGATTTCCGTAGAGAATTCGGGAGCCGTGGCACTTCGCGGACGACGGTCCCCCTGTGGCAGGGGCGTACGCGAGCACACAGCAGCCGCCTATTCTTCCACGGCCTGCGGCCTGCGCCAAAATCGGCCGTCGGCGGTGGGCTTCCAGCCCAGGATGCTCAGGATCTCCCGGTCCTTCTTGTCGAAGGCGGAGGCATCGCAGCGCTCGATCAGGTCCGGGCGGTTGCGCGCCGTCCGGCGGAAGGCCTCGTCCCGGCGCCACCGTGCGATCTTCCCGTGGTGGCCGCTGAGCAGCACCTCGGGGATCCCGCGCCCGCGCCACTGCGGGGGCTTGGTGTAGACGGGGCCCTCCAGCAGGTTGGCCATCTCGCCGGGCGCGAAGGAGTCGTCGCGGTGCGATTCCGCATTGCCGAGCACCCCCGGCAGGAGCCGGGCCACGGCCTCCGTGACGACCAGGACGGCGGCCTCGCCGCCCGCCAGGACGTAATCGCCGATGGAGACCTCGTAGACCGGCATCCGCGTCGCGTACTCGTCGATGACGCGGCGGTCGATGCCCTCGTACCGGGCCGGGGTGAAGATGAGCCACGGGCGCTCGGAGAGCTCGACGGCCAGTTCCTGGGTGAAGGGACGGCCGCTGGGCGTCGGGACGACCAGGACCGGACCGCGGGCTCCCGTCTCGTAGCCGTCGGCGAGTGCCGAATCCAGGGCCTCGCCCCACGGGTCGGTCTTCATGACCATGCCCGGTCCGCCGCCGTACGGGGTGTCGTCGACCGTGTTGTGCCGGTCGTACGTCCAGTCCCGCAGGTCGTGAACGTGTACGTCGAGCTGGCCGCGCGCCCGCGCCTTGCCGACGAGGGAGACGTTCAGCGGCTCCAGGTACTCGGGGAAGATCGTGACGACGTCCAGCCGCATCAGGCGTCGTCCCCGCCCTCGGCCCCGGCGTCGCGCGTCGACACGATCTCGGCGCGGTCGTCGATCAGCCCGGGCGGCGGGGTGATGACGCAGCGCTGCTCCTCCAGGTCGATCTCGGCGACGATCTCCTCGACGAAGGGGATCATGACCTCGCTGCCGTCCGGGCGCTCGACGATGAAGAGGTCCTGGGAGGGCAGGTGGGAGATCTCCGTGATCCGGCCGACCTCCGTGCCGTCCTCGAGCACCACGTCCAGGTCCATCAGCTGGTGGTCGTAGTACTCGTCGGGCTCCTCCGGCAGCTCCGCCGGGTCGACGTCGGCGATCAGCAGGATGTTGCGCAGCGCCTCGGCGCCGGTGCGGTCCTTGACGCCCGCGAAGCGGAGCAGGAGCCGGCTGCTGTGCACCCGGCCCGCCTCGATGGTCAGCGGACCCGCCGACGCCGGGTCGGTCCGCAGGACGGCACCGGGGCTGAGCCGGAGCTCCGGCTCGTCCGTCCGCACCTCGACGGTGACCTCACCCTTGATCCCGTGGGCGCGGCCGATCCGCGCGACTACCAGCTCCACTGTGCGTCTCTTCCCCTTTTCACGGCCGGACCGCCGCCGCTCGCGCGGAGGTGGTACCTCCGCGTCGTGGTTTCTCCATCAATGGTCGCTCTGCTCACGCGCAGAAACGACTCGGGCCGGGGAGGGCGACGAACGCCCTCCCCGGCCCGTGCCGGTGATTCAAATGCTCAGCGGACCTGGTCCACGTCGACGAGGTCGACGCGGATCCCACGGCCGCCGATGGCGCCCACGACGGTACGCAGCGCACGTGCGGTGCGGCCGTTGCGGCCGATCACCTTCCCGAGGTCTTCCGGGTGGACCCGGACCTCGAGCACCTGTCCGCGGCGCAGGTTGCGCGAGGCGACCTGCACGTCGTCGGGGTTGTCCACAATGCCCTTCACGAGGTGCTCAAGAGCCTCCTCGAGCATGATCAGGCCTCGGTCGACTCGGCGGCGGCCTCAGCCTCGTCCGCCTTCTTGTCGGCCTTCTTGGCCTTCTGCGTGATGGCCTCGCCCTTGGTCTCGCCGATGCCCTCGAGGGCCTTGGCGAACTCGTCGAAGGAGCGACGCTTGCTCTCCTTCGTCGCCGGCTGGAGCAGCGGCGCGGGGGCCGGGAGGCCCTTGTGCGCCTGCCAGTCACCGGTCAGCTTCAGGATGGCGAGAACGGCCTCGGTGGGCTGGGCGCCAACGGACAGCCAGTACTGCGCACGCTCGGCGTTGACCTCGATGCGCGACGGGTTGTACGTCGGGTGGTAGATACCGATCTCTTCGATCGCGCGACCGTCACGGCGGGTGCGGGCGTCGGCGACGACGATGCGGTAGTGCGGCTGGCGAATCTTGCCGAGGCGCTTGAGCTTGATCTTGACTGCCACTGGAGTGGTGTCTCCTGAACTTGACGTGGTTGGGCACATGAGATGCCACGTGGGGTTGCGGTACTCGGGTGCCCGATGGACGCGTCAGCCGGAGGAGAGAGGGGTCCTATGCGACTGTCGAGTACAGCTGTCCATTGTGCCACATGCCTGCGGCGCTTCTCACGGGGAGGGGCGATCGGTGGCGTGCGGCAGCACGCCACCTGGCCGCCGCCCCGTCGGCGGGCCCACGCCCGACCGCCGCCCCCGTACGGCCGTGGGGCCGCGGGCTCAGGAGGCGGCCGCCGAAACCGCGACCTCGGGGATGCGGAACGGCTTCATGCAGCCGCCGCACACGATCGGCGCCTGGGCCAGCACGGACGGGACCACCCGGACGTTGCGCCCGCAGTCGCAGACCGCCTTGACCCGTACGCCGCCGCCGGAGGAGCCGTGCCGGGCGGCCGGACCGCGGAAGCTGCGCTTGGTGTCGGCGGCCGTGGCCGCCGTGTGCGCCTTCAGTGCGCGCTGGAGCCGCTCCATGGTGGGGCGGTAGCGCTTCTTGGCCTCGGGATTGAGGGAGACCAGGGAGAACCCGCTGCTGGCGTGCGGCTCCTCCGAGTGGTCCAGCCCCATCTCCTCGGCGATCGCCAGGAATCTGCGGTTGTGGTAGCGGCCGGCTCGCGAGGTGTCACGGACACCGCGGGCGGCGGCGATGCCGTGGACTGCCTCGTGCAGCAGTCGCTCGAAGGAGAGTTCCGCGCCGCAGGCGGACGAGGACTCTCCGATCAGGGACTCGGGCGCGGCAAGGTCAGGCAGCTCGGGGTGGTACCGCTGAATGTCGGCCCACGCCTGCGCCAGCTCTGCGGCGAGAACAGGTGGTGTCGTGCTCACGTCGTGACAACGAGCCGGGGTGCCCCGGTGTTCCGATTCCGGGCCATTCCAAATTTTTTGCACGTACCAGTCAGTTCACTCTGATGCGTCCCGACGAGGACGGGTGCGTAGATCTCAGGATGAGTCGGTACGTAACGAAGACCGGCAATGGCCACGCCCCCGGCGCGCGGCCGAAGCCGCACGCCGGGGGCGTGATGCAGTGCGTCAGTACGAGCGCGCGACGATGGCGAGGGTACCGGGAGCGTCGTCCGTCTCCGGAACCGACCCGTCCGCCGCGATCAGGCAGCGTACGGAGACGGCCTGCTCGGCCAGCTTGGCCTCGCCCTCGGGGCCCAGGTCGGCCCACGGGATGCGCGCCCAGCCGCCGGCGACGGCGGCCTCGGCGGCCTCCTCGATGGTCGAGACGTCCGACGTACGGGCCTCGCGGCGCTCGCGGGACTCGCGCAGCAGCTGCGCCTGGTCCTCTTCGAGGACCTTGGGCAGCAGGTCGGCGAGGGCGTCGATCTGCACGGGGGTCTTCCCGCCCGGGATCCGGCGGGCCAGCATCGCGGTGCCGGCCTCCAGGTCGCGGGGGCCGATCTCGATGCGGACCGGTACGCCCTTGAGCTCCCAGTCCACGGCGCGACGGCCGAAGGGGGTGTCGACGCGGTCGTCGACCTGGACGCGGATGCCGGCGGCCTTCAGCTGCGCGCCCAGCTCGCGGACCTTCGCCACGGCCTCGTCGCCCTTGATCGCCATGACGACGACCTGGACGTGCGCGAGGCGCGGCGGGACGCGCAGGCCGTTGTCGTCACCGTGGGACATGATCAGACCGCCGACCATGCGGGTCGAGACGCCCCACGAGGTCTGCCAGACCAGCTCCTGCTTGCCTTCCTTCGACAGGTACTGGGTGTTGAAGGCCTTGGCGAAGTTGGTGCCGAGCTCGTGGCTCGTACCCAGCTGGAGCGCCTTGCCGTCGCCCATCATGCCTTCGAGGGTGAGGGTGTTGATGGCGCCGGCGAAGCGCTCCTTGGCGGTCTTGCGGCCGAGCACGACGTCGATGCCGAGCACGTTCGTCATGAAGTCGCCGTAGACGTCGCGGTGGATGCGGGCGGCGTATTCGCGGGCGTCCTCGTACGTCGCGTGGGCGGTGTGGCCCTCCTGCCAGAGGAACTCGCTCGTACGGAGGAACACGCGGGGGCGCATCTCCCAGCGGACCACGTTGGCCCACTGGTTGATCAGCAGGGGCAGGTCCCGGTAGCTCTGGACCCACTTGGAGAAGTAGTCGTTGATGATCGTCTCGGAGGTGGGCCGGACGACGACCGGCTCCTCCAGCTCCTTGCCGCCGCCGTGGGTGACGACCGCGAGCTCGGGGGCGAAGCCCTCGACGTGCTCGGCTTCCTTCGTCAGGTACGACTGCGGGATGAACAGCGGGAAGTACGCGTTCTGGGCACCCGCGTCCTTGATGCGGGCGTCCATCTCCTGCTGCATCCGCTCCCACAGGCCGTAGCCGTACGGTCGGATGACCATCGTGCCGCGGACCGGACCGTTGTCGGCCAGCTCGGCCTTGTTGATCAGATCCTGGTACCAGCGGGGGAAATCCTCCGCCTGCGGGGTGAGAACGGGTGCCTTTGCCATGGCGCGAATGGTACGGCGCCGGGCGCACCGAGCGTGAATCGGGTGGCGCACTCCTCTGGACGCGGGGGCGAATGGGGAGTTCCCTGGCAACGGGGGCAAGGGGGCGAGACGGAATCAGGAGCGCTCTTTCGATGACACCGACGCCGACGGCGACGCTCGTCGCCCGGGACTGGGCGGAGATCCAGGAACGGATGCTGGTACCGCTGTACGAGGCGGTCTACGACCGGCTGGAGGTCGGGCCGGGCGACCGGCTGCTGGGCCTCGGCTGCGGGGCCGGGCTGCCCCTGCTGCTGGCCGCGGGCCGGGGCGCCGCCGCCACGGGCGTGGAGGCGGATCCGGCCCGCCGGGCGCTGGCCCGGGAGCGGCTGCTGGAGGTGGTGGCGGATCCCCCGGTGCCCGCCGCGCGGCCGTACGACGTACTGCTGGCGCTCTCGCCGGCGCCGGGCGCCCTCGCGGAGGCCCTGCCGGCGGTCCGGCGGGGCGGCGCGGTGGTGCTGGCCGACTGGGGTCCGGCGGAGCGCTGCACGGTTCCGGCGGTGCTGGGCGGCGGCCCGGCGGCCCGGGACCTGGACGAGCTGGTGGCGGAGGCGGGCCTGGTGCCCGACGGGTCGGGGCGGGTGTTCTGCCCGTTCGGGTACGCGGACGTGGACAGCGCCGTACGGGGTCTGCTGTCCACCGGGCTCTACGACGCGGCGGCCGATCCCGCGCTGGCGGAGAAGGAGCTGTCCGAGGCGCTTCACCCGTACGAGCGGACCGACGGAGCCGTCTGGCTGCCGAACATCTTCCGCTACGTCGTCGCCCGGGTGGCCTGACGGCGGCCGCCGGGCGGCCGCGGGCCGCCCGGCGCTACTTCTCCAGGCGGGGGATCCCGGCCGCGGCGTACGCCGCCTTCTCGTCCAGGGTCTCGTGGGCGAGCAGGGCCTCGGCCAGGGCGTCGAGCTGCGGGCGGTGCTCGCGCAGGACGCGGCAGGCCTCCTCGTAGCACTCGTCGACGATGCGGCGCATCTCGTGGTCGACGGCGTCGAGGGTGGCGGGTGCGGCGGCGAGGCCGTAGGGGCTCTGTCCGTCGGAGGGGATGGCGGTCAGGCGTCCGACGCGCTCGCTCATGCCCCAGCGGCCGGCCATGCCGCGGGCGATGCCGGTGACCTGTTCCAGGTCGCTCTCGGAGCCCGTGGTGATGACGTCGTAGACGACGTGCTCGGCGGCCATGCCGCCCAGTGCGCCGATGATGCGGCCGCGGAGGTAGTCCTCGGTGTAGGCGTACCGGTCGGCGTCCGGGGCCGAGAGGGTGACGCCGAGCGCGCGGCCGCGGGGGACGATGGTGATCTTGCGTACGGGGTCGGCGCCGGGGCGGAGCATGCCGAGCAGGGCGTGCCCGCTCTCGTGGTACGCGGTGCGGCGGCGCTCCTCGTCGGGCATCACCAGGGACCGCTCCGCACCCAGCTGGATC
Protein-coding sequences here:
- the proS gene encoding proline--tRNA ligase, which encodes MAKAPVLTPQAEDFPRWYQDLINKAELADNGPVRGTMVIRPYGYGLWERMQQEMDARIKDAGAQNAYFPLFIPQSYLTKEAEHVEGFAPELAVVTHGGGKELEEPVVVRPTSETIINDYFSKWVQSYRDLPLLINQWANVVRWEMRPRVFLRTSEFLWQEGHTAHATYEDAREYAARIHRDVYGDFMTNVLGIDVVLGRKTAKERFAGAINTLTLEGMMGDGKALQLGTSHELGTNFAKAFNTQYLSKEGKQELVWQTSWGVSTRMVGGLIMSHGDDNGLRVPPRLAHVQVVVMAIKGDEAVAKVRELGAQLKAAGIRVQVDDRVDTPFGRRAVDWELKGVPVRIEIGPRDLEAGTAMLARRIPGGKTPVQIDALADLLPKVLEEDQAQLLRESRERREARTSDVSTIEEAAEAAVAGGWARIPWADLGPEGEAKLAEQAVSVRCLIAADGSVPETDDAPGTLAIVARSY
- a CDS encoding methyltransferase type 11 — its product is MTPTPTATLVARDWAEIQERMLVPLYEAVYDRLEVGPGDRLLGLGCGAGLPLLLAAGRGAAATGVEADPARRALARERLLEVVADPPVPAARPYDVLLALSPAPGALAEALPAVRRGGAVVLADWGPAERCTVPAVLGGGPAARDLDELVAEAGLVPDGSGRVFCPFGYADVDSAVRGLLSTGLYDAAADPALAEKELSEALHPYERTDGAVWLPNIFRYVVARVA